One window of Sardina pilchardus chromosome 2, fSarPil1.1, whole genome shotgun sequence genomic DNA carries:
- the LOC134061810 gene encoding toll-like receptor 2 type-2, whose product MGECKMFVLLILLTLSWGWWVSPHPKPKCERCNENFVCDCSSSNLQEVPAISTRSVISLDLSFNEIKIIGQDDFFEYSNLQVLILRENMISSIAEQGFSTLRKLEVLDLSDNHLNDLSDIWFKSLSSLHHLNLLGNEYETFGGKPLFRSMTQLSTLMVGNQFLASVSENSFIGLYHLQSFVFHGNNLRSYQPGSFSQINSIDEVTVSIAGPFQTNTSLTTDILRDLSRPETRIIVSDLRISWQQLKPFQIIFQKDVKDFLLRNLSCNMDTIGELFAMTHMSALTSIGLEDSEFNGEPTTLSVEFPELRHIRETHIKNVKMEKFYIFPALLCGNFLCPRVLRFASQLKRLVIIDSNFFAMPCFQSRLFISLEYLDISRNQFSDITLTEAFCHGHWALLNLVAFNVSSNYLKSFDTLSHLFKGMEKLAALDVSLNVFRTMPKVCAWPQSLRFLNLSSCQLREVTSCLPKSLHILDLSYNDLMVFEQNMPDLTELHLSGNRFKTLPEGKLYDHLEVLYIKSNAFISLSQNQIRNFGDLKTLEAGTDTYVCSCEFVNFFNHELGHLVSLKDSRQAYICSSPFALRGTKVSDAQLSVFECHAAVSFSALCVFVLVVVIGAMVMCHKLHVVWYLRMTWAWLQAKRRPVAREDQVCYDAFVSYSENDAEWVEELLVPELEGAQPPFRLCLHKRDFLPGGWIADSIMAAMEKSHRILFIVTQHFVQSDWCRLELEYSHFRLFDAGILILLEPIPDSTIPTRFCKLRKVMNSRTYLEWPEEDNERPRFWQSLKDTLQMA is encoded by the coding sequence ATGGGGGAGTGCAAAATGTTTGTTTTACTCATTCTACTGACACTCAGCTGGGGCTGGTGGGTGTCCCCTCACCCAAAACCAAAGTGTGAGAGATGCAATGAAAACTTTGTTTGTGACTGCTCTTCTTCAAATCTACAAGAAGTTCCTGCTATCTCCACACGATCAGTCATAAGCCTGGACCTCTCTTTTAATGAAATCAAGATTATAGGGCAGGATGACTTCTTTGAGTACAGTAATCTACAGGTCCTGATTCTGCGGGAAAATATGATATCCTCAATTGCAGAGCAAGGTTTCTCAACTCTCAGAAAGTTGGAGGTTTTGGACTTGTCAGATAATCATTTAAATGATTTGTCAGACATTTGGTTTAAGAGTCTCTCCTCCCTTCACCATCTAAATCTTTTGGGAAATGAGTATGAAACATTTGGGGGGAAGCCTCTGTTTCGCTCAATGACACAGCTTAGTACTCTAATGGTTGGGAATCAGTTTCTTGCCTCAGTCTCTGAAAATAGCTTCATCGGACTCTATCATCTTCAGAGCTTTGTGTTTCATGGCAACAATTTGCGGAGCTACCAACCAGGTAGTTTCAGCCAAATCAACTCCATTGATGAAGTCACTGTTAGCATTGCTGGTCCATTTCAGACAAACACAAGTCTTACAACAGACATCTTGAGAGATCTTTCACGCCCTGAAACCAGAATCATTGTGTCAGATTTGAGAATCAGCTGGCAGCAACTGAAGCCTTTTCAAATTATCTTTCAGAAGGATGTCAAAGACTTTCTCTTGAGAAATCTAAGCTGCAACATGGACACCATAGGTGAACTGTTTGCTATGACACACATGTCAGCACTGACCTCCATTGGCCTGGAGGATTCAGAGTTTAATGGAGAGCCAACAACCCTCTCTGTGGAATTTCCCGAACTTCGCCATATTCGtgaaacacacataaaaaatgtaaaaatggaaAAGTTTTATATCTTTCCAGCACTCCTCTGTGGTAACTTTTTGTGCCCTCGTGTGCTGAGATTTGCATCTCAGCTCAAACGGCTTGTTATAATTGATAGCAATTTCTTTGCAATGCCATGCTTTCAATCACGCCTTTTTATCAGTCTTGAATATCTTGATATTAGCAGAAACCAGTTCAGTGATATAACATTGACTGAGGCATTTTGTCATGGTCATTGGGCTTTGTTAAATCTTGTTGCATTTAATGTTAGCAGTAATTACTTGAAGTCCTTTGACACCCTGAGCCACCTCTTCAAGGGAATGGAGAAGCTGGCTGCCCTTGATGTGAGCCTGAATGTTTTCCGCACTATGCCCAAGGTCTGTGCCTGGCCCCAGTCTCTGCGCTTCCTGAATCTCTCCTCATGCCAGTTAAGAGAAGTGACTTCCTGTCTCCCTAAAAGTCTACACATCCTGGATTTGAGCTACAATGACCTAATGGTATTTGAACAAAACATGCCAGACCTGACTGAGCTCCATCTATCTGGAAACAGATTCAAGACCTTACCTGAGGGGAAACTCTATGACCACTTGGAGGTGCTCTACATCAAGAGCAATGCTTTCATATCCCTCAGTCAAAACCAGATCAGGAACTTTGGTGACCTCAAGACCTTGGAGGCAGGTACAGACACGTATGTGTGCTCTTGTGAATTTGTGAACTTCTTCAACCATGAACTTGGTCATTTAGTCAGTTTAAAGGACAGTAGGCAGGCATACATCTGCAGTTCACCATTTGCACTGAGGGGGACAAAAGTTAGCGATGCCCAACTCTCTGTTTTCGAGTGCCACGCAGCGGTGTCCTtctctgccctgtgtgtgtttgtgcttgtggtcGTCATTGGTGCCATGGTGATGTGTCACAAGCTGCACGTGGTTTGGTACCTGCGAATGACATGGGCATGGCTGCAGGCCAAACGGAGACCTGTGGCCCGTGAGGATCAGGTGTGCTATGACGCCTTCGTGTCCTACAGTGAGAATGATGCGGAGTGGGTGGAGGAGCTGCTGGTGCCGGAGCTGGAGGGTGCCCAGCCGCCATTCCGCCTCTGCCTGCACAAACGGGACTTCCTACCAGGGGGCTGGATTGCGGACAGTATCATGGCGGCCATGGAGAAGAGCCACAGGATTCTTTTCATAGTGACCCAGCACTTTGTCCAGAGCGACTGGTGCCGCTTAGAGTTGGAGTACTCACACTTCCGCCTGTTTGATGCAGGCATACTCATCCTCCTGGAGCCTATCCCTGACTCCACAATTCCCACACGGTTCTGCAAGCTGCGCAAGGTCATGAACTCAAGGACCTATCTGGAATGGCCAGAGGAAGACAATGAAAGACCCAGATTCTGGCAGTCTCTTAAAGACACTTTACAAATGGCTTAA
- the LOC134061821 gene encoding toll-like receptor 2 type-2, translating into MFVLLTLLTLSWGWWVSPHPKPKCDRCNENFVCDCSSSNLQEVPAISTRSVISMDLSFNEIKTIEQDDFSEYNNLQVLILRGNMISSIAEQGFSTLRKLEVLDLSDNHLNDLSDIWFKSLSSLHHLNLLGNEYETFGGKSLFRSMTQLSSLMVGNQFLASVSENSFIGLNHLQSFVFHGNNLRSYQPGSFSQINSIDEVTVSIAGPFQTNTSLTTDILRDLSRPETRIIVSDLRISRQQLKPFEIIFQKDVKDFLLRNLSCNMDTIGELFAMTHMSALTSIGLEDSEFDGEPTLSVEFPELRHIRETHIKNVKMEKFYIFPAFTCSNFMCTHLLRFATQLKRLVIIDSNFFAMPCIQSRLFISLEYLDISRNQFSDITLPEAFCHGQWALLNLVAFNVSSNYLKSFDTLSHLFKGMEKLAALDVSLNVFRTMPKVCAWPQSLRFLNLSSCQLREVTSCLPKSLHILDLSYNDLMVFEQNITDLTELHLSGNRFKTLPEGKLFDRLEVLYIKSNPFISLSQNQIRNFGDLKILEAGTDTYVCSCEFVNFFNHELGHLVSLKDSRQTYICSSPFALRGTKVSDAQLSVFECHAAVSFSALCVFVLVVVIGAMVMCHKLHVVWYLRMTWAWLQAKRRPVAREDQVCYDAFVSYSENDAEWVEELLVPELEGAQPPFRLCLHKRDFLPGGWIADSIMAAMEKSHRILFIVTQHFVQSDWCRLELEYSHFRLFDAGILILLEPIPDSTIPTRFCKLRKVMNSRTYLEWPEEDNERPRFWQSLKDTLQMA; encoded by the coding sequence ATGTTTGTTTTACTGACTCTACTGACACTCAGCTGGGGCTGGTGGGTGTCCCCTCACCCAAAACCAAAGTGTGATCGATGCAATGAAAACTTTGTTTGTGACTGCTCTTCTTCAAATCTACAAGAAGTTCCTGCTATCTCCACACGATCAGTCATAAGCATGGACCTCTCCTTTAATGAAATCAAGACTATAGAGCAGGATGACTTCTCTGAGTACAATAATCTACAGGTCCTGATTCTGAGGGGAAATATGATATCCTCAATTGCAGAGCAAGGTTTCTCAACTCTCAGAAAGTTGGAGGTTTTGGACTTGTCAGATAATCATTTAAATGATTTGTCTGACATTTGGTTTAAGAGTCTCTCCTCCCTTCACCATCTAAATCTTTTGGGAAATGAGTATGAAACATTTGGGGGAAAGTCTCTGTTTCGCTCAATGACACAGCTTAGCTCTCTAATGGTTGGGAATCAGTTTCTTGCCTCAGTTTCTGAAAATAGCTTTATCGGACTCAACCATCTTCAGAGCTTTGTGTTTCATGGCAACAATTTGCGGAGCTACCAACCAGGTAGCTTCAGCCAAATCAACTCCATTGATGAAGTCACTGTTAGCATTGCTGGTCCATTTCAGACAAACACAAGTCTTACAACAGACATCTTGAGAGATCTTTCACGCCCTGAAACCAGAATCATCGTGTCAGATTTGAGAATCAGCAGGCAGCAACTGAAGCCTTTTGAAATAATCTTTCAGAAGGATGTCAAAGACTTTCTCTTGAGAAATCTAAGCTGCAACATGGACACCATAGGTGAACTGTTTGCTATGACACACATGTCAGCACTGACCTCCATTGGCCTGGAGGATTCAGAGTTTGATGGAGAGCCAACCCTCTCTGTGGAATTTCCCGAACTTCGGCATATTCGtgaaacacacataaaaaatgtgaaaatggaaAAGTTTTATATCTTTCCAGCATTCACCTGTAGTAACTTCATGTGCACTCATTTGTTGAGATTTGCAACTCAGCTCAAGCGGCTTGTTATAATTGATAGCAATTTCTTTGCAATGCCATGCATTCAATCACGCCTTTTTATCAGTCTTGAATATCTTGATATTAGTAGAAACCAGTTCAGTGATATAACGTTGCCTGAGGCATTTTGTCATGGTCAATGGGCTTTGTTAAATCTTGTTGCATTTAATGTTAGCAGTAATTACTTGAAGTCCTTTGACACCCTGAGCCACCTCTTCAAGGGAATGGAGAAGCTGGCTGCCCTTGATGTGAGCCTGAATGTTTTCCGCACTATGCCTAAGGTCTGTGCCTGGCCCCAGTCTCTGCGCTTCCTGAATCTCTCCTCATGCCAGTTAAGAGAAGTGACTTCCTGTCTCCCTAAAAGTCTACACATCCTGGATTTGAGCTACAATGACCTAATGGTATTTGAACAAAACATAACAGACCTGACTGAGCTCCATCTATCTGGAAACAGATTCAAGACCTTACCTGAGGGGAAACTCTTTGACCGCTTGGAGGTGCTCTACATCAAGAGCAACCCTTTCATATCCCTCAGTCAAAACCAGATCAGGAACTTTGGTGACCTCAAGATCTTGGAGGCTGGTACAGACACGTATGTGTGCTCTTGTGAATTTGTGAACTTCTTCAACCATGAACTTGGTCATTTAGTCAGTTTAAAGGACAGTAGGCAGACATACATCTGCAGTTCACCATTTGCACTGAGGGGGACAAAAGTTAGCGATGCCCAACTCTCTGTTTTCGAGTGCCACGCAGCGGTGTCCTtctctgccctgtgtgtgtttgtgcttgtggtcGTCATTGGTGCCATGGTGATGTGTCACAAGCTGCACGTGGTTTGGTACCTGCGAATGACATGGGCATGGCTGCAGGCCAAACGGAGACCTGTGGCCCGTGAGGATCAGGTGTGCTATGACGCCTTCGTGTCCTACAGTGAGAATGATGCGGAGTGGGTGGAGGAGCTGCTGGTGCCGGAGCTGGAGGGTGCCCAGCCGCCATTCCGCCTCTGCCTGCACAAACGGGACTTCCTACCAGGGGGCTGGATTGCGGACAGTATCATGGCGGCCATGGAGAAGAGCCACAGGATTCTTTTCATAGTGACCCAGCACTTTGTCCAGAGCGACTGGTGCCGCTTAGAGTTGGAGTACTCACACTTCCGCCTGTTTGATGCAGGCATACTCATCCTCCTGGAGCCTATCCCTGACTCCACAATTCCCACACGGTTCTGCAAGCTGCGCAAGGTCATGAACTCAAGGACCTATCTGGAATGGCCAGAGGAAGACAATGAAAGACCCAGATTCTGGCAGTCTCTTAAAGACACTTTACAAATGGCTTAA
- the LOC134061811 gene encoding toll-like receptor 2 encodes MGECKMFVLLTLLTLSWGWWVSPHPKPKCDRCNENFVCDCSSSNLQEVPAISTRSVISLDLSFNEIKTIEQDDFSEYNNLQVLILRGNMISSITEQGFSTLRKLEVLDLSDNHLNDLSDIWFKSLSSLHHLNLLGNEYETVGGKPLFRSMTQLSTLMVGNQFLASVSENSFIGLYHLQSFVFHGSNLRSYQPGSFSQINSIDEVTVSIAGPFQTNTSLTTDILRDLSRPETRIIVSDLKISRQELTPFQVIFQKGVKNILLRNLSCSFDTVLTLYGLTQHSLLTSIGLEDCEFYGEPNITIHFPVLDFVDEFYVRNVKLDQFYMFPAFHEINPLLKVLMRLKRVSLIESNVFAMPHVTTLLLTHLEYMDLSKNQFTDLTLREALCDGQIFLCLHSIKVFNISSNYLKSFDTLSHLFKGMEKLAALDVSLNVFRTMPKVCAWPQSLRFLNLSSCQLREVTSCLPKSLHILDLSYNDLMVFEQNITDLTELHLSGNRFKTLPEGKHFDHLEVLYIKSNPFIFLSQNQIRNFGDLKILEAGTDTYVCSCEFVNFFKYELGHLVSLKDSRQTYICSSPFALRGTKVSDAQLSVFECHAAVSFSALCVFVLVVVIGAMVMCHKLHVVWYLRMTWAWLQAKRRPVAREDQVCYDAFVSYSENDAEWVEELLVPELEGAQPPFRLCLHKRDFLPGGWIADSIMAAMEKSHRILFIVTQHFVQSDWCRLELEYSHFRLFDAGILILLEPIPDSTIPTRFCKLRKVMNSRTYLEWPEEDNERPRFWQSLKDTLQMA; translated from the coding sequence ATGGGGGAGTGCAAAATGTTTGTTTTACTCACTCTACTGACACTCAGCTGGGGCTGGTGGGTGTCCCCTCACCCAAAACCAAAGTGTGATCGATGCAATGAAAACTTTGTTTGTGACTGCTCCTCTTCAAATCTACAAGAAGTTCCTGCTATCTCCACACGATCAGTCATAAGCCTGGACCTCTCCTTTAATGAAATCAAGACTATAGAGCAGGATGACTTCTCTGAGTACAATAATCTGCAGGTCCTGATTCTGAGGGGAAATATGATATCCTCAATTACAGAGCAAGGTTTCTCAACTCTCAGAAAGTTGGAGGTTTTGGACTTGTCAGATAATCATTTAAATGATTTGTCTGACATTTGGTTCAAGAGTCTCTCCTCCCTTCACCATCTAAATCTTTTGGGAAATGAGTATGAAACCGTTGGGGGGAAGCCTCTGTTTCGCTCAATGACACAGCTTAGTACTCTAATGGTTGGGAATCAGTTTCTTGCCTCAGTCTCTGAAAATAGCTTCATCGGACTCTATCATCTTCAGAGCTTTGTGTTTCATGGCAGCAATTTGCGGAGCTACCAACCAGGTAGCTTCAGCCAAATCAACTCCATTGATGAAGTCACTGTTAGCATTGCTGGTCCATTTCAGACAAACACAAGTCTTACAACAGACATCTTGAGAGATCTTTCACGCCCTGAGACAAGAATCATCGTGTCAGATTTGAAAatcagcagacaggaactgACGCCTTTTCAAGTGATCTTTCAGAAAGGTGTCAAAAACATCCTCCTGAGAAATCTAAGCTGCAGTTTTGATACCGTACTTACCCTGTATGGTTTGACCCAGCACTCACTGCTGACCTCTATTGGACTGGAGGATTGTGAGTTCTATGGAGAGCCAAATATTACAATTCACTTCCCTGTACTTGACTTTGTTGATGAGTTTTACGTCAGAAATGTGAAACTGGATCAGTTCTATATGTTCCCTGCATTCCATGAGATAAACCCACTTCTAAAAGTCCTCATGCGCCTGAAAAGAGTGTCTTTAATTGAAAGCAATGTCTTTGCAATGCCTCATGTAACAACACTTCTCCTGACACATCTTGAATACATGGATTTGAGCAAAAATCAATTCACCGATTTAACCTTGAGAGAAGCTCTCTGTGATGGACAGATATTTTTGTGTTTACACTCTATTAAGGTTTTCAATATTAGCAGTAATTACTTGAAGTCCTTTGACACCCTGAGCCACCTCTTCAAGGGAATGGAGAAGCTGGCTGCCCTTGATGTGAGCCTGAATGTTTTCCGCACTATGCCCAAGGTCTGTGCCTGGCCCCAGTCTCTGCGCTTCCTGAATCTCTCCTCGTGCCAGTTAAGAGAAGTGACTTCCTGTCTCCCTAAAAGTCTACACATCCTGGATTTGAGCTACAATGACCTAATGGTATTTGAACAAAACATAACAGACCTCACTGAGCTCCATCTATCTGGAAACAGATTCAAGACCTTACCTGAGGGGAAACACTTTGACCACTTGGAGGTGCTCTACATCAAGAGCAACCCTTTCATATTCCTCAGTCAAAACCAGATCAGGAACTTTGGTGACCTCAAGATCTTGGAGGCTGGTACAGACACGTATGTGTGCTCTTGTGAATTTGTGAACTTCTTCAAATATGAACTTGGTCATTTAGTCAGTTTAAAGGACAGTAGGCAGACATACATCTGCAGTTCACCATTTGCACTGAGGGGGACAAAAGTTAGCGATGCCCAACTCTCTGTTTTCGAGTGCCACGCAGCGGTGTCCTtctctgccctgtgtgtgtttgtgcttgtggtcGTCATTGGTGCCATGGTGATGTGTCACAAGCTGCACGTGGTTTGGTACCTGCGAATGACATGGGCATGGCTGCAGGCCAAACGGAGACCTGTGGCCCGTGAGGATCAGGTGTGCTATGACGCCTTCGTGTCCTACAGTGAGAATGATGCGGAGTGGGTGGAGGAGCTGCTGGTGCCGGAGCTGGAGGGTGCCCAGCCGCCATTCCGCCTCTGCCTGCACAAACGGGACTTCCTACCAGGGGGCTGGATTGCGGACAGTATCATGGCGGCCATGGAGAAGAGCCACAGGATTCTTTTCATAGTGACCCAGCACTTTGTCCAGAGCGACTGGTGCCGCTTAGAGTTGGAGTACTCACACTTCCGCCTGTTTGATGCAGGTATACTCATCCTCCTGGAGCCTATCCCTGACTCCACAATTCCCACACGGTTCTGCAAGCTGCGCAAGGTCATGAACTCAAGGACCTATCTGGAATGGCCAGAGGAAGACAATGAAAGACCCAGATTCTGGCAGTCTCTTAAAGACACTTTACAAATGGCTTAA